Genomic window (Magnolia sinica isolate HGM2019 chromosome 6, MsV1, whole genome shotgun sequence):
cgtcggtaaaagtgtccGGCTTTTTGTGGTGGGAATTTTTTTGGTCGTGGCAGGAATCTTTTCCCGACGGTCATTATTTattggtaaaaatattattaccaactatttatttcgtcggtaaaaatattattagcgacggtttttATCTGTTGGGAAAACATTTACCGACGAACTATTTAGTTCGTcagaaatatttatttttagcgaCTAAATCAATCGTCGTTAAATGTATTTTTTACCGAGGAAAAggtgttcgtcggtaaaagtgtccGGTTTTTTGGGGCAGGAATTTTTTTGGTCCTGGTGGGAATCTTTTCTTGACAGTTATGGTTCGTCAGTAAAAATTTTATTACTGACGAtttatttcgttggtaaaaatattattagcgATGATTTTTATTCGTTGGGAAAACATTTATCGACGGACTATTTGGTTCAttagaaatatttatttttagcaaTGAAATAATTTGTCagtaaatgtatttttttacaaACGAAAAagtgttcgtcggtaaaagtgtccGGTTTTTTGTGGTGGGAATTTTTTGGTCCTGGCGGGAATCTTTTCTCGACGGTTAtgattcgtcggtaaaaatattattaccgaCGATTTATTTTGTCAGTAAAAATATTATTAGCAACGGTTTTTATTTGTTACAAAAATATTTACCGACGAACTATCTGGTTCATCGGGAATTTTTAACGACGAAATAAATCGTTGGGAAAAgttttttactgatgaaaaaaaaTGTTGGTAAAAGCGGCGTACCATCTTTGGGAAaaaagttttaccgatgaaaaataaTTTTGTCAGTAAAAATCGTCAGGAAaatttttttaccaacgaaattcaaatttctttgGTAAAAGTCATCGGGAAAATTTTTTTACTGACAAAAAATAATTTAGTTGGTAAGAGTGgttttttactgatgaaaatgaCTTCGTCGGcaataatttcgtcggtaaaaggccTATTTCTTGTAGAGAGGGCTACTCCCAGTATAAAGTACAAATTCAAAAACCCATCCCTGGTCCACTTCAAACAACCATTACGAGTTGACTCGATGACTGTTTACAAAACCAGATTGCAAACTCAGTCAGCCGTTAGAGGAGGAAGGACTCAGGTTTCTATCTTACCATTAATAGAAGAAAACTTCCACCCAGGTATGAAGCTTAAAAACCCACTGGCTTCAATTGGAATTTCGTCCAACTCAATCACGAGTTGACTTGTCTAGTTTTCCAACTGAGTTGAATCTAAAATAAACCTCAAACTAATGGCAGATACCACCTCCAGAGAGTTTGAGAACCCTCATCTTGGAACCCAACAAATATTACTACAGTAGATGGTTTCCTTAAACCCTACACTCACCTGGATTGTAATTGAGAAtcccaactgagtcaactcagtagtgACTCACTAATCTTATGATGTCTCATTCAGGTGCTGTTTGCGACTGTCCCCCAtgaaggatatttcccttcaacCAATTCCAAGATCAAGTAATTCATTTAAATCACATGATTAATGACTCATGTGCACATTCTAACTAAGAACCTAAACGCATacttatctaatttctaaaactCTTGAACTCATTTTGTAAAGACACCAGATCAAGGATAGAACCCAcccaaggtgagggatatcccacatggcttcctcatttcattAAATTCTAAGGTAGTTTAAGCTTAAGTGTATAAAGACATTgtaattgtgaaaatattgaatgTGGTTCCTTTAGTCTTGAATCGACATTGATAATCATGTAGGAATGTCTTAAATTGTATTACTCTAACCTATCTTATAAGAATTGTATTACAATCATTATGCCATATTTGGAATTGCTTACGTACATGTATACTTCTACTAGTTGCACTAGGAGGTAATGGATCTTGTTCCCATGATAAGTTTGCTCCATTAACTCCTTATATATGCTAGATTAATTAGTTATAAATTGaatcttttatattttattttatttttattttttatcagaaTGCTTAATGCCATattatttaggaaaaaaaaaaaacaaaacaacataaGTATCCAAGCACACAAGGTAAATAGTCTAATACAAGCTACTCTAGCTTTAACACTAGAGATGAGGAAAAGGCTCCAGAATATAGCTAAAGCAAGCGCGAGTAAACAAGCCAAACATAACAAACTGCACTTCAAGACAAAAACTAGAGAGAGGTATGTGTTGCTACTCAGAACTACTCATTATATACTAGAAAAATAGCTACCACTGCTAACTACTAGGATTCAAGCAATCCAACTAGTCCCAAAATCCGCTTTCATCTGCACAAGCTATCCCTCCATGAGCGAGACAACGATCCAAACCAGATTTTGAGAGTAAGAAAAGGAAGATTCCTCAAAATAAGAAATACCCAGTTGACATCGCAGCCAGCTGCATTTCACTACTGTTGAGCCTGCTTGGACTGATCACCTCCGTAACCACCACCATAACCACCAAAGGGGCCATTTGCCTGGGTGGCACCATAGCCATCACCCCTCCATCCTACATTCATATAGCCAGAATTCCCATTGGCATCACCATAGCCACTGCCCATGTAGCCAGTACCTGCCCCTTGTTGGTCTCCCCCACCACCACCAGCATTAGCATTTCGGGTGCTTGAAGCATGCCCCCCTAGAGCACCATAGCTGCTAGGATTAGCATACCCCTCGTTCCCACCATAACCACCATAACCATATCCCTGGTTCCCATAACCCGTGGCCCCACATGGAGATTGGCCTGATTGTGCAGGAATAGTCCCAGCACTACCAACAACAGCTGAACTAGGACCATTCATACTTGCAGCTCCATATACCTTGTATTTGCACCATAGCCAGCAGAGCCATATCCAGAAGAAGCTAATGAATCTAATGAATAATCATGtgtattgcatattagaccccagttattatcgAATTTTACAAACATGACAcaacgccctattttaattgtgtttgtgatgtaaggtgaatgtacgagcatggactgaaaaagatactaaaagcatagatttaatgctcaggaaTCACCAAGTTAAGGGACAGACCCctggggaccgagatcgaagaagttacatgccagagatccgagaaaatagagaaactgaagttcaagtgtcCTGAAAGTCTTCCAGAAttcaagatcatagggttcccaccatccgattagATTGAAActgtatatatggcctgaggaccataaattaaccgtacatgtaaaattgcaGCCATTAGATCCCTCTGGAAGTAGACCAATGGACAGATCAGGA
Coding sequences:
- the LOC131249706 gene encoding glycine-rich cell wall structural protein 2-like, which codes for MNGPSSAVVGSAGTIPAQSGQSPCGATGYGNQGYGYGGYGGNEGYANPSSYGALGGHASSTRNANAGGGGGDQQGAGTGYMGSGYGDANGNSGYMNVGWRGDGYGATQANGPFGGYGGGYGGDQSKQAQQ